The sequence cagggggcgcccgacctgtggtggcttcacttttaagagacgatgctctgtccagctatatacagtctatgctttaaaagatgtttttttttaaattacaggtttgtttacctaacttagcttagctaaattagaaggaaaaaaaggCGACActgctgttccttactagtgtcgcataatgcgccttataatccagtgcactttatggatgaaaatagaccagaaaatagatgtttattgatggtgtaccttataatgcgaaaaatacagtaacaatGTTAACACGGTATCTCTACTCTCGAGTTGATTACTTTTTATTCATGCTAAAATAtgagtagctaactaagttaagtaaagctaagctaaataaacaaactctaataaaaaaagactttctttgtAAAGTCAAACCAGCACTGGGTGTTAATCTTTACAGATTACTTTcccaaaactgtttatttgggtgagtaaagcacttccgtttatctacagtaagcttagattattaACATTTTCCCGCACTaaggctgcagcattagcattagcagctaaccagcagtgctagccagggttaggagcaggctacaggccgataatactccccaaTGAACAGGGAAAAAGTGAGCGCggttagcggccaatgctaatgctactccagtctcaagtcttggtgctggagaattaaactaaAAACCCCTGTATGATGCTGTACTTCaccgaagtggctttactgcttcttacaacctgattggtaaaattcatacctGATGCACTgtattaaaaggcgcactgactatttttgggaaaattaaaggattttaagtgcaccttatagtgcaaaaaatgctgTATTATTGCctccctcccaaaaatacaggaaGGAAGGTACCAGCAGTTACATTTGTATTCATGAGTTTAATAATgataaatcacagaatatttatgttaaaaaatacatttcttaagTGATTAACACCACTTATATATGAAACACAAGTCTTCTGTTGAACATTAAACCCACTTCATTATAAAATAAGTGTTTATGATCTTCTCTATCCACAGGTTCCAGGTCTGCTGCCAAGGTGGACGTGGGGAAGTGATCTCACAGCAGCCGAGCTGCATTTCACTCCAATCTCTAATCAGTTGTTCAATCATCGCTCTATGAACAGAGTACTAATATACttactgtgattaaaagcatTCTCAAAAGACAATCTGcatttcttccttttcttctgaCTCATCTGACTAATTTTCATGTATTGTGATGAAGCACAACATTTACTTGTACTATAAAAGTACATTGCAATACTGTAACAACTCAACAAGTACAGACTTCATAGAGTTTACAGCATTGCAGATAAACCGCTTAGCACCACGCTAACAATAAGAGCTGGGTGGTAAATCGATTTCATCCATTAATTTGAATTtgcagttaaggacgatgtgtttttatgaaaaaaaatatataaaatagattcTCAGTTTAAACTTCAACTATCAAGGCTCTCTTTGGGCTCCCATAGTTCAGAGTGACTCTACTTCTGCACACTTTCGCCACACACAAACAATAACACGACAGTtcgggtggggggggggggggggtggttgagGGAATTAGTTTGGTTTTACAGCGACGGATGCAGACCAAACAAGTCCTTGCTGTAAGATGTGTTTTAAAACTGTTGCTTGTGAAAAAATCAGCAAAATGGATTCATTTGAAGTGCCCCTCCCAGTGGAATTAATGCAGCTGCAGCATTTTTGATATTTTGCTGCCTGATATTACATCTAAATTAAATCTTgagaatttctattcaagcattacattaaaaggtttcatgtttaataataaacattactgcaaattctaattgtaatagaaattatttttgaaaaaattaattaaatctgCAACTCCTCAGCAACAACAACTTGTCTTTAAAAATTGTCCTACCAGGTGCTTGTTGGTCTAGGCCTGGACCAGAATCTCTTTTCACGGTAAGGTTTGTACctctaatagagctattcactgtataccaactctacctcttcgctacgttacaactgatgctctcaaacacaataagaggcaataaattcaagtaattaactcttggtaagttcagcacagctggtgactgaaagccattccaggtgactctacctcaaaatgCTGAGACTGCattaaatctaaaaaataaaacatattctggtttaacattttttttgtttactaagtaattccatgtttttcttcatagttttggtGACTTATAAACgattctacaatgcagaaaatgttacaataatgaaaaaacactgaatttaaggtgtccaaacttttaactggtattgTATAAGTGCAACCAATAACAAAACTGATGATTCACTGAATGTTTAGTGAGGTGACTAATTTTGTGTACAGGTGGATAAAACCCATAATCACTTACCGCTTCAAGCAAATATTATAGCAGTACTTAAGAAATGTGCTTAATTTGACGAAGGCAATGAACTTGTTAaggcaaaaaatgaaaaatgtccatTTAGATTTCAGGTTGAGTTTAAGTGAACAGACAGAATAAATACatcaacacaaatacaaaacacatgAGCAATCCTTTTTTTCTGACTGCCAGCAGACCAGTAATGAGTAATGGTATAAAAGACAGGTAGCATGTCTCCTTACATTGATATTCTGAGGTGAAATCAGCCACCTTTTAAATATTAACTCTTACTAACTTATTAGATAGTACAACAACCATGATAGCAGAAGATGCTATTCTCCTGCATTTAACACTCCCATCTTTAACAAGGCTGTATGGAACTTATTCCAGGCACTGTTTTTGAATCctaatgattaaaaaacaaaatgatttTTGGGGCAAAATGTCAGTGCAGATGCTCTGAGGATGACTGGAATTCATTTGAGCTTCCTGAAAACAAAACTGAGTCCATGTAGAATATACAGCTTTCAACATGTATCAATACAGATGTGCTAATACCCACAAACACCACTCTTGTTAAAAACTACTATCTATATGCCTTCCTGCCTCTTTTATAGACCCAAATACAGGTCTCAAAATGATTTTTTCATGAACCACGACTTTCAATCCAATACTATTACCAATAATGTAACATGAGATACACCTAGATCACGTAGGCACGGATGTCCAGTAGCTGCCCCGCTGTCTTGTCCGAAAAGGTTTCCACAAAAATCggcacaaaacaaataaaaaattgcaCAAAATTGAAAATACAAAGCGTGTTCCCATCTCTCATTGGCAGACAAGCTCCCCAACAGAAACACAGCAGTCGTCAGTGCTCAACCAGTGCCACTCTGATGCCCCGTCCTCCTCCAGTCACTGCTTGTGCTGACCTCTGGCGAAGTGGCACGCAAAGTCGTACTTGTTTCTGCACCTGTACCCGCAAATGTTACACTTAAATGGGTTTTCATAGCCATGGCAGCCCATGTGAATGGTGTAGAGGATGTTGTCAGGGAAATAAATGTGGCAGTGGGGGCAGTGCTGGAGCAACTGTGGGTCCTGAGCCGGCGTGGGGGTCCCCGGTTGGCTGTTGGTCCCGCTGGGGGTGCTGGTTCGCTCGCTGCAGGGGCCCGCGCCGGGGCTGCAGCCACTGTGTGCTGCCGGGCGCGGCTCTGGGGTGATCGGGGACGATGCCTGGTCTGCGCTGGCTGAGACGGCCGCCGGGGCCGTCACAGGCTGCTGCACGAGGAATGTGGGCTTCTCGTCTGGTAGAGACTCTTCTCCAGGTGACACAGGGGCACCGTGAGCTTCGGGAGGGAGGCTGGCAAGCTGACCGGCCAGCGTGGACAGCTGGTTGAGCGGGTTGTCCAAAACCAGGTCCTGTCCGTCCCTGGAGCTTCCTCCAGGTGCAGCTTGTGGGTCCTTCCCGAGACTGTCGAAGGTCTCCTGATGGTTGAATGGAGTATTATTAGAATTTTACTCAAGAATTTATAAACACACTGGCTAGTTCTTAGCAGAGCTTTACACTATTAGGATTCAAAATTTATCCCGAAATTAACTGAATTAGCTGGGAATCGACCTGTTCATTTAACCTGATGCCCGCACTTTTATTCTGTATACCTATAATACTTGCTGGTATTCTAGGCAGAGATgctcaaaataactttttttgaccgaaagtgaacaaaatgaaacCAAACATACTTGTCTGTATGCTGACTATTGTTATATTGTATTTTGTTCCTTTTATTTTGCCACCttttcaccattgcataaatTAGACACGCCTACGTGTTTTCTTGTCTTgcttatcaaattaaaaacaatttgaaaaaaacTACATGTACATGTATAAATTCTATTAATTTAACAAAGTTACCGGACCAGTATCAGGTATTGACCAACATTCAAACTTTATGTTCTGGTATCTGTATCAGAACTGAAAAAGATGCATcaaaagacgttttttttttgtataggagaaaataaaaataaatcacagaTGTTAGAAGTCATCAATACTTTTTTGCTCATATAACAAGTGCAGATCCAGACCTGGTATCTAGAAGGTGGGGGgggggaataaataaataatccccCTTTTTTTGTCTTAGTTTTATAGTGCAAGTGCAACAAAATGTGAGCATACTATTATTGGAGTGACATGTCTGGGCtaggataaataataaaaatacagcaaGAAGGTTAATTGCAGTGTATTTCAGTGCAGTTTTACATGAAGCAGCAGCGGAGAAGTGATTAGTTAATAGCTGGAGTAATTAtatgggtaataaatcagattaaactgcacctgaacagccgtttagctaaAACATGAGAAGTTTATATTTGACAGTCGGTTCAGATCGAGGTTAAATTATGTCCTTACTACAAACAAACTGCTCGAGTTGCTTTGGGACCAGCATGAAACCACCTTCTCTTACAGGCCTCTGTGCGGTTGTTTTGGTACACATAGTGCAaatactgtattcacacctgcccaaacaaatgCCCCAATAGTGCAAATAAACCACAGCCTGCATTAACCAGACTAAATAGTTCTAAACACCTACCTGGTGGAGGTGGGCGTGGGGTGGGAGCTCATGGCCAAAGTCACCCAGGTGCTGCTGCTCACAGCTGGGTTTCTGCAGCACCATGGACATGGGGTTGATGTTGACGAGCAGTCGGCGGCTGTAGGCCAGCGAGCTCCCTCTCTTCTGCAGCACGCTGAGCATTTTGCGGTGGGAGAGAGAGGGACGGGCGCCTTTCATAGGCAGCAGTTTGTGCCTGCGACGCCGGTGGTGGGACAGGTTACTGCGGTCGCTGCAGCGGAAGGAGCACAGCTCACATTTATAGGGCTTCTCACCCGTGTGAGAGCGCATGTGTGCCTCCAGGTGGCGCTCATAAGCAGAAGCAAAAGGGCATAAATGGCAGCGATGGGGCTTTTCACCTGAGGGAATGGAAGAGGGAGAAGAAGGGAGAGATCAACTTCATACATTAGTTCATCATTAATTACACAAGTTCTTTGAAGATACGCTATTATAAAGAAGTCTATACATATATAgtaagttgctgcttttcctttccttACTTTGGTGCAGCTCATTTCAAATCAATCAAGATGGCAGTGTAAACAgcgttttttaaaacattcttaTGCACTTttgaagttattaatgccttgttttaaatgtcagggctctccagattctaccaatgaggtgtggagctactttgaggctAGATAACGATGTAAAACGCAATTTATCTGCAAgagaaaaatatgccccattaaaacccattctagcctgtttggacaaactgcacaaaattgctgggtCACATAAAGGTGCGGGAAAATGGAGGTGAACTAAATCCAAAGTCAATTTcataccagatttctcctttgtGTTCATGTCTTTAATAATCTACATCTACAAAATAGAGAATAAGTTACTTTTTGTtccaaataaatgaatgaatgaatgaaacggATATAGCTGCTTACCGGTGTGAATACGTATGTGCTCTATTAGCCTCGCTGTGCCCCTGGTGGCGTAGTTACAATAACGGCACTTAAGTTTGCCATCGTACGTCCGCTCAAAGCCATCCACCAACATGCCCGAGCCATCTTCCAGGGCCATGTCCACTGCTGGATGCTCCAAGCCATTCTGACCAAGCTCTGTGAAagtaaacagaacaaaaacaaaccaaaaatttaAATGCAATGTCCAGAAAACCCAAAAAATGGCTTTAAATATAAGATCCAAGGGTGCGACCTTGTTGTAAACCTTTACAAGTCTGTAAGCTGCTTGTTTGACTGCCCAAACTGCACAAACAACCttgtcacatacacacactgtccaCTCCATCCAGCTTACAGTCCAATACATGAAGTGAAGACAGTAACCAGCCTGATGAGCAAGATAAACTACACAGCAAGAGCATAAACAGGCTCAAAATAATTTGTCTATACAAGTAATTTCACAGATCAGCTTTATACCAAGCTCCCGGTTCTAAAAATGGGTTTGGGAAACgaatttagattctttaaagtagtacctcttgcttagatgacagcttttttttttttttttttttttttaacaacttggcattttctcagtcatttttatgatgtggtcacctgaaatggctttcagctAACAACAgcccaagttaacagcaccccaaataagagccagctaaatgtattttggtttgtttaacacttttaagtttaagttttccTATGCTTTCCTTTATAGTTtgtatgacttcagtattcatctacaatagaaatatataaaaaaaaaattacaaaaatgtggcatcaaacatttgactggtagtgCGTTCTATCTCTATGGTAAGTTAAGGCTTGCCTATTTATCATTATCTATCAACATTCATACAAAATATGTCAATCAGGTCATATTCAGAAGTATACAGTAGCGCTGTGTGAGGCTCATTATAGCGGCTTTCTgggtcacaggaagctgcagttcctagTTCAAGTAGCTAGATGGAACTACATTCTGCACTTTTCACTGTCTGTGCATGTCAGGCTTGTCTCAGGCTGCCATTTGTTTTCATAACATATTCATAACTCATAGAACCTGTGTTATTTCTCTGTATGGTAACATTAACCTCTACAAACCCGCATGTTTATTATCTGATCAATATCTGAATCAAGCGGCCATAAGTGGACGATAATCCAGTCACCACAAATAGATCGGATGATAATGTGCATTATAATACAGTGTGACCAGAGACTTAAACATCGATGAAAATTCATGATAAACTTTTCATGATGTGGTAAAAACACAAAACTCAACTGTGACCATACAGTAACCACAGAACAACTGTTTAAGGTGGGGCTGGGAAACTCCCAAAGGCCCACACCTGGAGGGCAAGACACCTCAACAGTATTTGACTTTCCTGTTTAAACACACCAGATGCAGCACAGCAGGATTagttattataaataaaacacagacacTAGAACCTGGTACATGAATCCAACCTACGCTCAAACCAGGATTCATTTAAAGGTCACCTGCTGGGATGTCGTCCGTGTCCTGCACTCCACTGACAGATCCTGATATCATGTTGACATGTTGAGTCTGCTGAGTAAGGTACTCCTGAAAGTCCTTCACAAAGTCCAACGTCTCTGGCTTCTCTTCGCCCATTGGAAGATCAGGACTCTGCTCTGCTTAGCACctttaaaacagac is a genomic window of Astyanax mexicanus isolate ESR-SI-001 chromosome 14, AstMex3_surface, whole genome shotgun sequence containing:
- the ikzf5 gene encoding zinc finger protein Pegasus, translated to MGEEKPETLDFVKDFQEYLTQQTQHVNMISGSVSGVQDTDDIPAELGQNGLEHPAVDMALEDGSGMLVDGFERTYDGKLKCRYCNYATRGTARLIEHIRIHTGEKPHRCHLCPFASAYERHLEAHMRSHTGEKPYKCELCSFRCSDRSNLSHHRRRRHKLLPMKGARPSLSHRKMLSVLQKRGSSLAYSRRLLVNINPMSMVLQKPSCEQQHLGDFGHELPPHAHLHQETFDSLGKDPQAAPGGSSRDGQDLVLDNPLNQLSTLAGQLASLPPEAHGAPVSPGEESLPDEKPTFLVQQPVTAPAAVSASADQASSPITPEPRPAAHSGCSPGAGPCSERTSTPSGTNSQPGTPTPAQDPQLLQHCPHCHIYFPDNILYTIHMGCHGYENPFKCNICGYRCRNKYDFACHFARGQHKQ